CATTGATTGCCAGTGGTCAGCGAAAGGAAAATATCAAGGTGCGGTAGGTGAGCGTGGTGAAGCGTACCTCGATCACTTTGAACATCTGATGCAAGACCTTGGCGAACCATACTCTCACGTTGATGGTAGTGAGTTAGCAAAAGTGCTGGGGACGAACTACTACAGCCGCGCTATCTATACGCCAGGCGGCTATTTAATGCAGCCTGCTGCGCTGGTGCGAGGTTTGGGGGAAAGCTTGCCTAATAACGTAGAAGTGTTAGAAAACTCACCAATCCGCAAACTGAGCAAAGAGAACGGGCATTGGGTTCTGCATGGTGACGATGGCTTAGTTGAGACCACCGAATTGTTACTCGGCACCAGTATTTTTACCCGCGAGTTTGGTTACCTGAAAAACAGATTGTTACCTGTGATGACATTTGCGAGTTGGACTCGTCCACTAACTGATGCTGAAATGCAGCGTTATGGCGGCCAATTGAACTGGGGGCTAACCCCAGCAGACCACGCGGGAACCACATTACGTATGACAGCCGATCGCCGAATTTTGATCCGCAATACTTACAAACATGTGCCGAAGTACGGCTCAAGCATGAGCGATAAAGTCAGAGAGCAAATTCGCGACGATCATCGTCAAGTCTTTCTGGCTCGTTACCCCGAGCTGGCCGACGTACCATTCACCCACACATGGGGTGGGGTATATGCCATCTCACGCAACTTTACTAACTTCTTCGGACAATTAGATCAAGGTGTGTACGCCAGTGCGTGTGATAACGGTGTTGGAGCCGCTTGGGGAACGATTTCGGGCACACTGTTGGCTGACTACGTGATGGGCGCGACCTCCAACTCGTTAGGCGATATTCAAAGTGTAACTGGCATGCCGAGCATGAACCCACCAGAGCCTTTCTTAGGTATGGGCGTGAAAAGCCGCATTCAATTGGCAAAATGGCAGAGCCGGAGTGAACTATGAAGCAAGTAAAACGAGTAGACAGTAAAGCGTTAGATTTCAATGTACGTGGTGACACGCCAGGAATGGCCTACGTTGCACGTGCACTTAGCTCCGAAATTTCGCCAAATATCGGGGTGGGCTTTGCTAAGTGGGAAGGCGCGAAAGTCGCGTGGACCGTATTGTACGATGAAGTGATTTTTGTGATTGAAGGCTGTTTTGAGCTCACTGCAAATGGCGAAACACATTTTGTTCACCCAGGACAAATGCTCTGGATTCCAGAAGGAACCGAGCTGGTTTATGGTGGCCATGCGTTATTTGGTTACGTGGTTCACCCTGGTAACTGGAAAGAAATTCATGGTATCGAGTAACTATCTATCGTTCTCTTTAATTTTCAAAGGGTCCGCAGTGCTATGGCAGAAAACGCGGTTAGGAGGTTCCGATTTAGCCAACGTAGGATCGCCGGAATCAGAGGCAAGCGGAAAGAGTGAGTAATGTTAGAGCGAAAAATTGGAAAGTTATGTATTACGCCAGAAAAACATAACAATAAAGCTTCCCTTTAGGGGAAGCTCAAATAGTAATTGGAATAGACGGTAAGCTCGTTGAGAGTTAAAGCTAAAGCGCGCTTTCTAATGTTGTTAGGAAAGTAGCAATGTCTTCTGCGCTAATGTCTCGGTGGGTAACAAAACGAATAGGGTTCCCTGGTGACATCGTAATGCCTTTTTCACCTAACTCTCGTGCGATGCGGTTGATATCAACAGACTCATCTAATTTAGCAAACACAATGTTAGTTTGGATGAAATCAGGGTTAACCGAGAAGCCTTCTAGCTCGTTTAAACCAATCGCTAGATTTTTTGCATTGTCGTGGTCAGCTTTAAGTTGAGCAACGTTCTCGGTCAGTGCCATTTTACCTGCTGCAGCAAGGATGCCGGCTTGACGCATACCGCCACCGACCATTTTACGTAGTCGACGTGCTTTAGCGATGTACTCTTTGCTACCAAGTAGGAGGGAACCAATCGGAGCGCCCAAACCTTTCGATAAACAGATAGTCATCGAATCGAAGTGTTGTGCGATTTCCTTGATGTGAACATCCAGCGCCACTGCTGCGTTGTATACGCGCGCGCCATCTAGGTGCATTTGTAGGCCGTGTTGGTTTACGAACTCACGAGCTTCGGCTAAGTAAGACATCGGCAGTACTTTGCCATTAATCGTGTTTTCTAGGCTTAAAAGCTTAGTGCGGGCGAAGTGGCTGTCGTTTGGTTTAATCGCAGCAGCGAGCTTTTTGAAATCTAATGTACCGTCAGGGTTGTTATCGATTGGTTGAGGTTGAATCGAACCTAGTACCGCAGCGCCGCCAGCTTCGTACTTGTAGTTGTGCGCTTGTTGGCCACAAAGGTATTCGTCACCACGTTCACAGTGCGCCATTAACCCGAGTAGGTTGGCTTGCGTACCTGAAGAGGTGAACATAGCGGCTTCAAAGCCCGTTTCGTTGGCTGCCCACAGTTCTAATTCGTTTACGGTTGGGTCGTCGCCATAAACATCATCACCCACTTCTGCGTTTGCCATTGCATCACGCATAGCTTGTGAAGGTTTAGTTACGGTATCAGAACGAAAGTCCATGTTTCTCTCCTTGAGTACTTTAGGTAGTTATATAATTGGCTATAGATAACCACATAGTTGGGCTTTACTTAAACAAGCGATAGTTTTGGCATCAGTGATTTGGTCGTGTCGTATTTTGTCGTGCAGTTCTTCTAAGCTTAGCTCGATTACTTCTATGACTTCATCTTCGTCACATTCAAAGCGGGTAGTGAGGCTAAGGTCTTTCGCGACGAATAGATGTTGT
This genomic window from Vibrio toranzoniae contains:
- the ltaE gene encoding low-specificity L-threonine aldolase, whose translation is MDFRSDTVTKPSQAMRDAMANAEVGDDVYGDDPTVNELELWAANETGFEAAMFTSSGTQANLLGLMAHCERGDEYLCGQQAHNYKYEAGGAAVLGSIQPQPIDNNPDGTLDFKKLAAAIKPNDSHFARTKLLSLENTINGKVLPMSYLAEAREFVNQHGLQMHLDGARVYNAAVALDVHIKEIAQHFDSMTICLSKGLGAPIGSLLLGSKEYIAKARRLRKMVGGGMRQAGILAAAGKMALTENVAQLKADHDNAKNLAIGLNELEGFSVNPDFIQTNIVFAKLDESVDINRIARELGEKGITMSPGNPIRFVTHRDISAEDIATFLTTLESAL
- a CDS encoding ethanolamine utilization protein EutQ; this encodes MKQVKRVDSKALDFNVRGDTPGMAYVARALSSEISPNIGVGFAKWEGAKVAWTVLYDEVIFVIEGCFELTANGETHFVHPGQMLWIPEGTELVYGGHALFGYVVHPGNWKEIHGIE
- a CDS encoding NAD(P)/FAD-dependent oxidoreductase; protein product: MIHLPNDDATCGWYHALSSIPEKPTLKGKQTADYVVLGAGFAGLAMARRLAEHAPNARIILIDAQKIGQGASGRNSGFVIDLPHKFSLEHPDPAHKQKLLALNRSAIAQLDCLISQYSIDCQWSAKGKYQGAVGERGEAYLDHFEHLMQDLGEPYSHVDGSELAKVLGTNYYSRAIYTPGGYLMQPAALVRGLGESLPNNVEVLENSPIRKLSKENGHWVLHGDDGLVETTELLLGTSIFTREFGYLKNRLLPVMTFASWTRPLTDAEMQRYGGQLNWGLTPADHAGTTLRMTADRRILIRNTYKHVPKYGSSMSDKVREQIRDDHRQVFLARYPELADVPFTHTWGGVYAISRNFTNFFGQLDQGVYASACDNGVGAAWGTISGTLLADYVMGATSNSLGDIQSVTGMPSMNPPEPFLGMGVKSRIQLAKWQSRSEL